In the Paenibacillus pabuli genome, one interval contains:
- a CDS encoding glycoside hydrolase family 43 protein, with product MNMITNPILTGFHPDPSICRAGEDYYIATSTFEWFPGVRIHHSRDLVHWRPITSPLTRSTQLNMEGNINSGGVWAPCLSFDNGVFYLIYTDVKSRVGAFKDTHNYLVTATAIEGPWSEPVFLNSSGFDPSLFHDEDGRKWLVNMIWDHRKGKNRFAGIVLQEYSVQDQKLIGPAINIFKGTELGLTEAPHLYKHKDYYYLITAEGGTGYEHAVTVARSRSLQGPYEVDPANPILTSYGRPDLALQKAGHGSLVETHTGEWYMAHLVGRPVHEKFCILGRETALQPCTWSDEGWLKLSNGGRHPEVSVPAPKISSVPFEPAPEMDHFDRSELRNDWNTLRIPPDPSWLSLTERPGYLRLRGMESMSSTHRQSMVARRLQDFRCEAETCLEFAPDHPQQMAGLILYYDTKDYLYLRVTYHEEKGICLGILQSRYGIYDELLEDIPLKSVSRIRLKVVYEYDRACFYYACDDDPSWYPAGGWLDVTHLSDESPEYIRFTGTYIGVCVQDLGGTRKHADFDYFLYKNTNNETT from the coding sequence ATGAATATGATTACCAACCCCATTCTTACCGGTTTCCATCCCGATCCGTCCATATGCAGGGCGGGGGAAGATTATTATATCGCCACTTCCACCTTCGAATGGTTCCCGGGTGTACGAATTCACCATTCCCGGGACCTAGTTCATTGGCGGCCGATAACTTCTCCGCTGACCCGTAGCACTCAGCTGAACATGGAAGGAAACATTAATTCCGGAGGGGTATGGGCGCCATGCCTTAGCTTTGACAACGGCGTATTTTACCTGATCTACACAGATGTCAAAAGTCGTGTAGGGGCTTTCAAAGATACTCACAATTACCTTGTGACCGCAACAGCTATTGAAGGGCCATGGTCCGAACCGGTTTTTCTGAACAGCAGCGGCTTCGATCCTTCCTTGTTTCACGATGAAGATGGTCGCAAGTGGCTGGTTAACATGATCTGGGATCATCGGAAGGGCAAAAATCGGTTTGCAGGCATCGTGTTGCAGGAATACTCTGTTCAGGACCAAAAGCTGATCGGACCTGCCATTAACATTTTTAAGGGAACAGAACTGGGACTGACAGAAGCGCCTCATCTATATAAACACAAAGATTATTATTACTTGATTACGGCTGAAGGCGGTACGGGTTATGAGCATGCCGTTACGGTTGCTCGCTCTCGTTCCCTGCAAGGCCCTTATGAGGTGGACCCTGCTAATCCGATTCTCACTTCATACGGCAGGCCGGATCTAGCTCTGCAAAAGGCCGGTCATGGCAGTCTTGTCGAAACTCACACGGGTGAATGGTATATGGCTCATCTGGTCGGAAGGCCAGTTCATGAGAAATTTTGCATCCTAGGACGTGAGACTGCTCTTCAACCGTGTACGTGGAGCGATGAAGGCTGGCTGAAGCTTTCAAACGGTGGTCGGCATCCGGAGGTTTCGGTGCCTGCACCGAAAATCTCGTCGGTTCCATTTGAACCAGCACCGGAAATGGACCATTTCGATCGATCAGAGCTCCGGAACGATTGGAATACCCTTCGTATCCCACCCGATCCATCTTGGCTCAGCCTGACGGAACGTCCAGGTTACTTGCGCTTGCGCGGGATGGAGTCCATGAGCTCGACACACAGACAAAGCATGGTCGCCCGGAGGCTTCAGGATTTCAGGTGTGAAGCTGAAACGTGCCTGGAATTTGCCCCGGACCATCCACAGCAAATGGCAGGACTAATACTGTACTACGATACCAAAGACTATCTCTATTTACGGGTTACCTATCATGAAGAGAAGGGAATATGCTTGGGAATTCTTCAGTCAAGATACGGAATATACGATGAACTGTTGGAGGATATTCCCTTGAAATCAGTGAGTCGGATTCGGTTGAAGGTTGTGTATGAGTATGACCGTGCCTGCTTTTACTATGCATGTGATGATGACCCATCTTGGTATCCTGCTGGTGGATGGTTGGATGTCACACATCTGTCCGATGAATCTCCGGAATACATCCGGTTTACAGGAACTTATATTGGTGTCTGTGTGCAGGATCTTGGCGGTACCCGCAAGCATGCTGATTTTGATTACTTTTTGTATAAGAATACAAACAACGAAACGACATAA
- a CDS encoding carbohydrate-binding protein, protein MKFKMNLKKSVHVLLACLTALPLMLTPTHVSAASDANINLSSEKQLIKGFGGINHPAWIGDLTAAQRETAFGNGTNQLGFSILRIYVDENRNNWYREVATAKRAIEQGALVFASPWNPPSDMVETFNHNGDTNAKRLRYDKYAAYAQHLNDFVTYMKDNGVDLYAISVQNEPDYAHEWTWWTPQEILRFMKENAGSIQNTKVMAPESFQYLKNMSDPILNDPLALANMDILGAHTYGTQFKDFAYPLFKQKGAGKELWMTEVYYPNSDNNSSDRWPEALDVSYHMHNAMVEGDFQAYVWWYIRRQYGPMNEDGSISKRGYNMAHFSKFVRPGYYRVDATKNPDTNTFVSAYKGDNKVVIVAINRGTSAVNQKFVLQNGNASTVSSWVTDSSRNLASGAPIMVSGGAFTAQLPAQSVTTFVANITGSSVTPGSGTTYEAETGTTLTDAAIETLYPGYTGTGYVNFNAYTGSAIQWNAINNTITGTKNVKFRYALESGTRNLDIFVNGTKVISNEPFAATGSWSTWSEKTIQVPMNAGTNTIKVVTTGTEGPNVDNINVTAVQ, encoded by the coding sequence TTGAAATTTAAGATGAATTTAAAAAAATCAGTTCATGTTCTGTTGGCCTGTTTAACAGCCCTGCCTTTAATGTTAACGCCGACACATGTATCAGCAGCAAGTGATGCCAACATTAATTTGTCTTCCGAAAAGCAGCTTATCAAGGGCTTTGGAGGAATTAACCATCCAGCCTGGATCGGCGATTTGACGGCAGCTCAGCGTGAAACCGCCTTTGGCAACGGAACGAATCAGCTTGGTTTTTCCATTCTAAGAATCTATGTCGACGAAAATAGAAACAACTGGTACAGAGAGGTTGCTACCGCGAAAAGAGCCATTGAGCAAGGTGCCCTCGTATTTGCTTCACCGTGGAATCCTCCAAGTGACATGGTTGAAACCTTCAATCACAACGGGGATACGAACGCCAAACGATTGAGATACGACAAATATGCCGCGTACGCGCAGCATCTGAACGACTTTGTCACTTATATGAAAGATAACGGTGTGGATCTGTATGCCATTTCGGTACAAAATGAGCCGGATTATGCCCATGAATGGACATGGTGGACACCTCAGGAGATTCTTCGTTTCATGAAGGAGAATGCTGGATCCATTCAGAATACCAAAGTCATGGCACCTGAATCGTTCCAGTACTTGAAAAACATGTCTGACCCGATTCTGAATGATCCTCTGGCACTCGCTAATATGGATATTCTGGGAGCGCATACGTATGGAACCCAGTTCAAAGATTTTGCATACCCTCTCTTTAAGCAAAAGGGAGCCGGCAAAGAACTGTGGATGACCGAAGTGTATTACCCGAACAGTGACAACAACTCGTCGGATCGCTGGCCTGAGGCATTGGACGTATCTTACCATATGCATAATGCCATGGTTGAAGGAGATTTCCAGGCTTATGTATGGTGGTACATTCGGAGACAATACGGCCCGATGAACGAGGATGGAAGCATTAGCAAACGTGGATATAATATGGCGCACTTCTCCAAATTCGTGCGACCAGGCTATTACCGAGTCGATGCAACCAAAAATCCGGATACCAATACTTTCGTTTCGGCCTATAAAGGCGATAACAAGGTGGTCATTGTGGCGATTAATCGCGGCACCTCAGCTGTAAACCAAAAATTTGTCCTCCAGAATGGTAACGCTTCCACGGTATCTTCTTGGGTAACGGATAGCAGCCGAAACCTGGCAAGCGGAGCACCGATTATGGTGTCAGGTGGAGCCTTTACAGCACAACTGCCAGCCCAAAGCGTAACAACGTTTGTAGCCAACATTACCGGTAGTAGTGTCACTCCAGGCAGCGGAACCACGTACGAGGCGGAAACGGGTACTACACTTACCGATGCCGCTATCGAGACTCTCTACCCGGGATACACTGGGACCGGATACGTGAACTTTAATGCGTATACAGGTTCGGCCATTCAGTGGAATGCCATCAATAACACGATAACAGGTACCAAAAACGTGAAATTTCGTTACGCCCTGGAAAGCGGAACGCGTAATCTCGACATATTCGTCAACGGAACCAAAGTCATCAGCAACGAACCCTTTGCGGCGACCGGAAGCTGGTCGACTTGGAGTGAAAAAACCATTCAGGTCCCCATGAACGCGGGAACCAATACGATTAAAGTGGTAACAACCGGCACAGAAGGACCGAATGTGGATAACATCAATGTCACTGCAGTCCAATAA
- a CDS encoding DUF3237 family protein, producing the protein MAWEKVFTVHVAIGDTTDLSNTNDGDSVVMISFGGHVTGKYFEGDILPGGVDTQIIGPNGSRHSLSARYMLQGKDYTGEACKMYIENNGMFDEKLENVLFRTSPKIITNSQALSYLNNDELMGEGIPSKTGIDIHIYRNL; encoded by the coding sequence ATGGCATGGGAAAAAGTATTCACGGTACATGTTGCGATAGGGGATACTACGGATCTCTCCAATACTAATGATGGCGACTCCGTAGTTATGATTTCTTTTGGTGGCCATGTCACAGGGAAATATTTCGAAGGTGATATTCTTCCTGGAGGTGTAGATACTCAAATTATTGGCCCAAATGGCAGTCGGCATAGCTTATCTGCAAGATACATGCTTCAAGGTAAGGATTATACAGGTGAAGCGTGTAAAATGTATATTGAGAATAATGGGATGTTCGATGAGAAACTGGAGAATGTATTGTTCCGAACTTCTCCTAAAATCATCACGAACAGCCAAGCGCTGTCCTACTTGAACAATGATGAACTAATGGGCGAAGGCATACCTTCGAAAACTGGAATAGATATTCATATCTATAGAAATCTATAA
- a CDS encoding RidA family protein: MKRINPSTLTQTVTDLISQIVIIPASPLAFISGQVALNEKGELIGKGDYLLQARQVFANLKLALEAIDTEAKSIVQMRIYVVNHKPEWIDSIFQAGFEVFGEGWPKTASTFIGVQALAYEEWLIEVDAMASISN, encoded by the coding sequence ATGAAAAGAATAAATCCGAGTACCCTTACGCAAACGGTGACAGATCTCATTTCACAAATCGTCATTATACCCGCTTCACCGTTAGCTTTTATTTCCGGACAAGTTGCGTTAAACGAAAAAGGCGAGTTGATTGGAAAGGGTGACTATCTGCTCCAGGCCAGGCAAGTCTTTGCCAATCTGAAACTAGCTTTGGAGGCAATTGATACTGAAGCGAAGAGTATTGTTCAAATGAGGATTTATGTCGTAAACCATAAGCCCGAATGGATTGATTCAATCTTCCAAGCCGGATTTGAAGTATTCGGCGAGGGATGGCCCAAAACTGCGAGTACCTTTATAGGTGTTCAGGCGCTGGCCTATGAGGAATGGTTGATTGAAGTGGATGCAATGGCATCGATTTCCAACTAA
- a CDS encoding monooxygenase codes for MNYDVIIIGGGPVGMMLAGELALAEVKVCILEKLENTTPYSRALSIHPRTLEILDLRGIKTELLKIGKPLPTGHFAGLETRLDFTVIDSSSNYSLFIAQSETEKVLERRARELGAEIRRGTEVTSISLNLEYVEVTVTGTEGEMTLTAAYVVGADGAGSMVRKQANIPFNGTDATLTAVQGDVVFKRPPATSVVSSFNENGMIMIVPVTKELHRVVFIDPDRKSIPKDTPVTLEELRSGMLRILGDDYGISNPYWMTRFGNATRQADRYREGRLFLAGDAAHIHFPAGGQGMNVGLQEAMNLGWKLAAQVKGWAPDGLLDSYHEERFPVNSALLRNTRVQTLLFGTDFSSTTIHLRRMIADLLEYPEANYHLASQIAAVDVRYDVLNTVSAHPLNGRRLAEIKLRKGNGDLLSSYELFRDGKYVLLSLGNDPIVESIIRRLPIQHFTYVSATLVEPAIDWNNVHTAMIRPDGYIAWAISDQESELEQCIEEGIKSISKK; via the coding sequence ATGAATTATGATGTGATTATTATCGGCGGAGGACCCGTCGGCATGATGTTGGCAGGGGAGCTCGCTTTGGCGGAGGTCAAGGTTTGTATTTTGGAGAAATTAGAAAATACCACCCCTTACTCTAGAGCACTCAGCATCCATCCTCGTACATTAGAAATTCTGGACTTGCGCGGTATAAAAACGGAATTGTTGAAGATTGGTAAACCGCTGCCGACCGGGCATTTTGCAGGCTTGGAAACTCGATTGGACTTTACGGTCATTGACTCTTCATCCAATTATTCATTATTTATCGCCCAATCGGAAACTGAAAAGGTACTGGAGCGGAGAGCCAGAGAGTTAGGTGCAGAGATAAGAAGAGGAACGGAAGTAACGTCCATCTCTCTAAATTTAGAATATGTAGAAGTGACGGTCACTGGAACTGAAGGTGAAATGACATTAACAGCAGCGTACGTGGTTGGTGCAGACGGGGCCGGAAGTATGGTGCGCAAACAGGCGAACATTCCCTTTAACGGAACAGATGCAACACTTACTGCGGTCCAAGGCGATGTTGTATTTAAACGCCCGCCTGCAACGAGTGTCGTTTCCAGCTTTAACGAGAACGGGATGATCATGATCGTTCCTGTGACTAAAGAGTTGCATCGTGTAGTCTTTATCGATCCGGATAGAAAATCTATACCAAAAGACACACCTGTTACACTGGAGGAACTACGCTCGGGAATGCTCCGCATATTAGGGGACGACTACGGGATCTCGAATCCGTACTGGATGACTCGCTTCGGCAATGCTACCCGACAAGCTGACCGTTACAGAGAGGGAAGACTTTTCCTTGCAGGGGATGCTGCTCATATCCATTTCCCTGCGGGAGGCCAAGGCATGAACGTTGGACTGCAAGAGGCCATGAACCTTGGGTGGAAACTGGCTGCGCAAGTGAAAGGGTGGGCACCCGATGGGTTGCTCGATAGTTATCATGAAGAGCGTTTTCCCGTCAATTCAGCATTGCTTCGGAATACACGTGTACAAACCCTGCTATTTGGTACCGATTTTTCATCTACAACGATCCATTTGCGGAGAATGATAGCAGATTTGTTGGAATACCCGGAAGCAAACTACCACTTAGCGAGTCAAATTGCAGCCGTGGATGTTCGCTATGATGTGCTGAACACGGTTTCTGCTCACCCGTTAAATGGTCGCAGGCTTGCAGAGATCAAATTGCGTAAGGGAAACGGCGATCTCTTGAGCAGCTACGAACTTTTCAGGGATGGTAAATATGTATTGTTGAGCCTGGGTAATGATCCGATCGTGGAAAGCATCATTCGCCGTCTGCCCATCCAGCATTTCACATATGTTAGCGCGACGCTGGTGGAACCAGCTATTGACTGGAACAATGTTCATACAGCAATGATTCGACCGGATGGATATATCGCATGGGCTATTTCCGATCAAGAAAGTGAATTGGAACAATGCATTGAGGAAGGAATTAAGAGTATCAGCAAAAAGTAA
- a CDS encoding MarR family transcriptional regulator translates to MQQMDLSKEWIFKSFIHLMSQQDIRESKLSVRMSEEIHKFEKEFGEKGNLTLSEIHLIACIGDFSPINVTSISEKTGLTKGSITRISKKLLKLALIKRQQINDNKKEVYYSLTSKGHKIHVIHDRIHKEIEERFMKFLDKYTADELVFASRFIQDLTQWDY, encoded by the coding sequence ATGCAGCAAATGGATCTTTCTAAAGAATGGATTTTTAAAAGCTTTATTCATCTTATGAGTCAACAGGACATAAGGGAAAGCAAGTTGTCCGTCCGAATGAGTGAGGAAATACATAAATTCGAAAAGGAATTTGGTGAAAAGGGGAATTTGACCTTATCGGAGATTCACCTCATCGCATGTATCGGAGATTTCTCACCGATAAATGTCACCTCCATTTCAGAAAAAACCGGATTAACGAAAGGGTCCATCACAAGAATTAGTAAAAAACTTTTAAAACTGGCGTTAATCAAAAGACAGCAGATTAATGACAATAAAAAAGAAGTCTATTATAGTTTAACTTCAAAGGGTCACAAAATTCATGTTATCCATGATCGGATCCATAAAGAAATTGAAGAGCGATTTATGAAGTTTTTGGATAAGTATACTGCTGATGAACTGGTGTTTGCGAGTAGGTTTATCCAGGATCTAACGCAGTGGGATTACTAA
- the map gene encoding type I methionyl aminopeptidase, with amino-acid sequence MVILKSKYEIEAIRKACQVVAECHRTIAPLIKPGITTNEIDRMFEEIMLKHGAKPYQKGYKGYPYATCASANDVIAHGFPNNKPLEEGDIVTIDTVAEFDGWLGDSAWSYAVGQISPMAKKLMRVTKECLDLGIAQAQPGNRLGDVTSTIQRHAESHGFGVVRDLLAHGIGRDLHEEPTYMHVGKPGKGHRIKEGMVFTIEPMITEGSYSLTIDPDGWTARTIDNKLAAQYEHTIAITAEGPQILTLQ; translated from the coding sequence ATGGTCATTTTAAAAAGCAAGTATGAAATTGAGGCTATCCGCAAGGCATGCCAAGTGGTGGCTGAATGCCATCGTACAATTGCCCCGCTTATCAAACCAGGCATTACGACTAATGAGATTGATCGCATGTTCGAGGAGATTATGTTGAAGCACGGCGCAAAGCCATACCAGAAAGGCTATAAAGGCTACCCATATGCGACCTGTGCTTCCGCCAATGATGTGATTGCACATGGTTTCCCCAACAATAAGCCCCTTGAGGAAGGCGATATCGTGACGATTGACACGGTTGCTGAGTTCGATGGTTGGCTCGGTGATTCTGCCTGGAGCTATGCGGTCGGGCAGATCTCGCCAATGGCCAAGAAGTTGATGCGGGTCACGAAGGAATGTCTTGACCTCGGGATCGCGCAGGCGCAGCCCGGCAATCGGCTCGGCGACGTGACAAGCACGATTCAGCGGCATGCGGAATCACACGGCTTCGGGGTCGTACGCGACCTCCTCGCCCATGGCATAGGCCGCGACCTGCACGAGGAGCCGACTTATATGCATGTCGGCAAGCCTGGAAAAGGCCACCGCATCAAGGAAGGTATGGTATTTACGATTGAACCCATGATTACCGAAGGATCTTACTCCCTGACAATTGATCCCGACGGCTGGACCGCACGGACGATCGACAACAAGCTTGCCGCCCAATACGAACATACCATTGCTATCACGGCTGAAGGTCCCCAAATTCTAACCCTGCAATAG
- a CDS encoding TetR/AcrR family transcriptional regulator translates to MSPRTKEQNELIRIQRREQILDVAARSYFRTGGSFDIRDVAREAKLGYGTVYHYYPNRHLLIEDVLGSGFEKCEQVIEKWTNSNRSNPDDKQVLTYCIALLQLWQSDARAYLVYKMAAEHYAGLPEKDRYHAKKRFMERLYVPLQSITQCEDDHIDHMLAVLVGCCGLYYYAGNSDLDVNRIARLAMQAIKKES, encoded by the coding sequence ATGTCTCCCCGTACCAAAGAACAAAATGAACTTATTCGCATACAGCGCAGAGAACAGATTCTGGACGTCGCCGCCCGCTCCTATTTTCGCACGGGCGGCAGCTTTGATATACGTGACGTTGCCCGCGAGGCAAAGCTTGGTTACGGCACAGTGTACCATTATTACCCCAACCGGCATTTATTAATAGAAGATGTGCTGGGCAGCGGCTTTGAGAAATGCGAACAAGTTATCGAAAAATGGACGAACAGCAACAGAAGCAACCCGGATGATAAGCAGGTATTGACCTATTGCATAGCGCTGCTCCAGCTATGGCAATCGGACGCCCGTGCATATCTTGTCTACAAAATGGCAGCAGAACATTATGCAGGCTTGCCTGAGAAGGATCGCTACCACGCCAAGAAACGATTCATGGAACGGCTTTACGTTCCACTTCAATCGATCACCCAGTGTGAAGATGATCACATAGACCATATGCTCGCCGTGCTGGTGGGCTGCTGTGGATTGTACTATTATGCAGGCAATTCCGACCTTGATGTTAATCGAATTGCCCGTCTTGCCATGCAAGCTATTAAGAAGGAGTCTTGA
- a CDS encoding helix-turn-helix domain-containing protein has protein sequence MQRLWSKFSPLFRRFMISYLIVLMIPQIAGYASYRTSIEAARTSSIENSLKSLNLSKEIIERNLMLVEDFTRQLAINQDLNRLIADPKPHDVNNVYGLSRMQRSLSMYSSTNDYLSHFFIYIPNYNVIITPTTVYYRPEHYFAANRVEGVTFAEWKENVLKKPHLNEIIPLQNYKKEIRSDVFVNAPAITFLQSLPLNSFNKPQATIGVMIDENQMASLTQPIVEQYGGWTLVTDSGGDIIFSRGIDEAEAENLKGMPANKNDEVMPMDDGRLLISIHSNQNGWNYMAGIPEGALMVKADQIKQVTFTFTLATLGIGLLIGLMLAYRHSAPIHRLLSVFREQDIGLPGKTSNEYDFLASNITSLITNNHVLKNALNEQIPMLRDGFIKRLLTGEFYTIPELEALSSQTDIPLHTSRGVVGIVKVDGYGSPDSEEIIQELSVARLIVREALTTWNSEILITDWGTDQIAFVQPLSVEPSDISLHTTVSELSKRMNAVYREYRVSTTVGIGSSYEVWNDVGRSFNEARQALEYAIHMGTEHLVRFEDTVKETELYYYPMESEQRLLNTLKAGEMEESDRVLDQLFHRNFTERELSYDMTQQFVVELKGTFLKLEPKIMLDEELVDEFKNRIAAIQVTDSVTVLRDKFHQLAKDVCLDIQRKKSNMHAEIINETMAYIQERYADATLTVYRIAEQMGKPEKYISQLFKEYTGENLSDYVEKVRINKAAELLRETERTIDEIALTTGYNSAHSFRRAFKRVRGILPSSFRQMENEME, from the coding sequence ATGCAGCGCTTATGGTCCAAATTCTCGCCTTTGTTTCGCAGATTCATGATTTCGTATCTTATTGTTCTCATGATTCCTCAAATTGCCGGATATGCCTCCTATCGAACATCCATTGAAGCAGCGAGGACCAGCTCGATTGAGAACAGCCTCAAATCGCTCAACCTGAGCAAGGAAATTATTGAACGAAATCTGATGCTGGTTGAGGATTTCACGAGACAACTGGCCATTAACCAGGATTTAAACCGTTTAATAGCTGATCCCAAGCCGCATGACGTTAATAATGTCTATGGTTTGAGCCGCATGCAGCGCAGCCTGTCCATGTACAGCAGTACGAATGATTATTTGTCTCATTTTTTCATCTATATCCCCAACTACAATGTCATTATTACGCCTACGACGGTTTACTACCGACCTGAACATTATTTTGCTGCCAACCGCGTGGAAGGCGTCACGTTTGCAGAGTGGAAAGAGAACGTATTAAAAAAGCCGCATTTAAATGAAATCATTCCCCTACAAAATTATAAGAAGGAGATTCGAAGTGATGTGTTTGTGAATGCTCCAGCCATCACGTTTCTTCAGTCGCTTCCTTTAAACAGCTTCAACAAACCGCAGGCTACCATTGGCGTCATGATTGATGAGAATCAGATGGCGAGTTTGACTCAACCTATTGTGGAGCAATATGGGGGGTGGACATTGGTGACAGATTCGGGTGGAGATATTATTTTTTCGCGTGGTATAGATGAAGCCGAGGCGGAAAACTTGAAAGGTATGCCTGCTAACAAGAACGATGAAGTGATGCCAATGGACGACGGGCGGCTACTTATTTCCATTCACTCCAATCAAAACGGCTGGAATTACATGGCTGGCATCCCCGAAGGTGCGCTTATGGTAAAAGCCGATCAGATCAAGCAGGTTACCTTTACCTTTACGCTAGCAACACTTGGTATTGGATTATTGATTGGGCTAATGCTGGCTTACCGACACAGCGCACCGATTCACCGGCTTCTGTCGGTCTTCCGGGAACAGGATATAGGGCTGCCTGGAAAGACAAGCAACGAATATGATTTTTTGGCAAGCAATATCACTAGCCTAATTACCAATAACCATGTACTTAAGAATGCATTAAATGAACAGATTCCCATGTTACGGGATGGATTCATCAAACGTCTGCTGACAGGTGAGTTTTACACCATCCCCGAATTGGAGGCGCTCTCTTCCCAGACCGATATACCTCTTCATACGAGCCGAGGGGTTGTAGGGATTGTGAAGGTAGACGGTTATGGAAGTCCCGATAGCGAAGAAATTATTCAAGAACTAAGCGTCGCGAGGCTTATCGTGCGTGAAGCCTTGACGACATGGAATTCAGAGATCTTGATAACAGACTGGGGAACAGATCAGATTGCTTTTGTACAACCGCTTAGCGTAGAACCTTCGGATATATCCTTGCACACAACGGTATCCGAACTGAGCAAACGGATGAATGCAGTTTACCGGGAATACCGGGTATCGACCACTGTTGGAATTGGGTCTTCTTATGAGGTGTGGAATGATGTTGGCCGTTCGTTTAACGAGGCCAGACAAGCATTGGAATATGCCATTCATATGGGAACAGAGCATCTGGTGAGATTCGAGGACACCGTCAAGGAAACCGAATTGTATTACTATCCGATGGAGTCCGAACAGCGTCTGCTCAATACGCTGAAGGCGGGTGAAATGGAAGAATCGGATCGGGTTCTGGATCAGTTGTTCCACCGCAATTTTACTGAGCGAGAGCTGTCTTATGACATGACACAGCAGTTCGTTGTGGAATTGAAGGGAACATTTCTGAAGCTGGAACCCAAGATCATGCTGGACGAAGAACTTGTCGATGAGTTTAAGAATCGGATTGCGGCTATTCAGGTAACGGACAGTGTTACCGTACTCCGGGACAAGTTTCATCAACTGGCGAAAGACGTCTGCCTGGACATACAACGCAAAAAATCCAATATGCATGCTGAAATTATCAACGAAACGATGGCTTACATTCAGGAACGCTATGCCGATGCAACCTTAACGGTATATCGCATTGCAGAACAAATGGGTAAACCGGAAAAATATATCTCGCAGTTATTCAAAGAGTATACCGGAGAGAACCTTTCCGACTATGTGGAGAAGGTACGAATTAACAAAGCTGCTGAACTGCTGCGTGAGACTGAACGGACGATCGATGAGATTGCCCTGACCACCGGATACAACAGCGCACATTCGTTCCGAAGAGCCTTCAAGCGAGTCCGTGGGATTTTGCCTAGTTCATTTCGCCAGATGGAGAACGAAATGGAATGA
- a CDS encoding ABC transporter permease — MIPPVAYFIIFKYVPMVNAVLAFKDYNVIKGIWGSPWVGTKYFELLFQNPAFATLIKNTLYISFYSLVVGFPVPILLALALNEVKNAKFKKTVQMVTYAPYFISTVVMVSIIMLFLSPRLGIVNTIAGTLGFEAVNFLGEPGLFRSIYVFSDVWQSMGYSAVIYLAALAGIDPSLYEAAKVDGANRFQKMVNIDLPGLLPAAVIILILSVGNIMAVGFEKIYLLQNPLNLSASEIISTYVYKMGLLNANYSFATAVGLFNSLINLVLLLTVNAAAKRLSNTSLW; from the coding sequence ATGATTCCTCCCGTCGCGTACTTCATTATTTTCAAGTATGTGCCTATGGTTAATGCAGTGCTCGCTTTCAAGGATTACAACGTAATAAAGGGGATCTGGGGAAGTCCGTGGGTGGGCACCAAATATTTTGAGCTGCTTTTCCAAAACCCGGCGTTCGCTACCCTGATCAAAAACACACTGTATATTTCCTTTTACAGTTTGGTCGTGGGTTTTCCAGTCCCGATACTTCTAGCACTGGCGTTGAACGAAGTCAAGAACGCCAAATTCAAAAAAACGGTACAGATGGTTACTTATGCACCTTACTTTATTTCAACCGTTGTTATGGTATCCATCATCATGCTTTTCCTATCGCCGCGGCTGGGCATTGTGAACACAATCGCAGGAACGCTTGGTTTTGAAGCGGTCAATTTCCTTGGAGAGCCTGGGCTGTTTCGTTCCATCTATGTATTTTCAGATGTCTGGCAGAGCATGGGATATTCCGCAGTCATCTATTTGGCAGCACTTGCAGGTATTGATCCTTCGTTGTACGAGGCAGCCAAGGTTGATGGAGCTAACCGGTTTCAGAAAATGGTGAATATCGATCTGCCCGGCCTGCTGCCGGCGGCAGTCATTATCCTGATTCTGAGCGTTGGCAATATCATGGCCGTCGGATTTGAAAAAATTTATTTGCTGCAAAATCCGTTGAACTTATCGGCTTCCGAGATTATCTCCACCTATGTGTACAAAATGGGTTTACTGAATGCCAATTACAGCTTTGCTACCGCAGTTGGCCTCTTTAATTCGCTTATTAACCTGGTTCTATTGTTAACAGTCAATGCTGCCGCCAAGCGTCTGTCCAATACAAGCTTGTGGTAA